One stretch of Streptomyces sp. MMBL 11-1 DNA includes these proteins:
- a CDS encoding methyltransferase domain-containing protein, which translates to MSTAHPASTYPALVQELADCGLIDARWRRVFEAVPRSRFVPEAVWRQLPDRCEPVVGMDAWLALVNSDEPVVTQLDDGAEGGPGVATSSNSMPSMVARMLGLLEVDDGQRVLEIGTGTGYVSALLCERLGDDLVHSVELDPVVARQAADALAQAGYRPHLRVGDGEQPWPGLGLVDRLIATCALRYVPYALLRQVRPGGVVVAPLAREFWSGALVQLRVQGDGTAVGPFCGGATYMPMRAHRVPDLHEVRGQGRPRAAGLDPARLLDLGFALYAGARLPGVRLIHRSTAEGVQVWVTREDGGAATAVSGEAVWQYGPGFLWEEIEQAWWEYEAVGRPDAEQFGLTVTDRGQQVWLRDPEEVIRSSRV; encoded by the coding sequence GTGAGCACCGCACACCCGGCATCCACCTACCCCGCCCTGGTCCAGGAGTTGGCCGATTGTGGGCTGATCGATGCGCGGTGGCGGCGGGTGTTCGAGGCTGTGCCGCGTAGCCGGTTCGTTCCGGAGGCTGTGTGGCGGCAGCTGCCCGACCGGTGTGAGCCGGTGGTGGGGATGGATGCGTGGCTGGCGTTGGTCAACAGCGACGAGCCGGTCGTCACCCAGCTCGACGACGGAGCCGAGGGCGGGCCCGGTGTGGCCACGTCGTCGAACTCGATGCCCTCAATGGTCGCCCGGATGCTGGGCCTGCTCGAAGTCGATGACGGTCAGCGGGTGTTGGAGATCGGCACCGGCACCGGGTACGTTTCCGCGTTGCTCTGCGAGCGGCTCGGTGACGATCTCGTCCACAGTGTGGAGCTGGACCCGGTCGTGGCCCGGCAGGCGGCCGACGCCCTCGCGCAGGCCGGCTACCGGCCGCACCTGCGCGTCGGGGACGGCGAACAGCCCTGGCCCGGCCTGGGGCTCGTGGACCGGCTGATCGCCACCTGCGCGCTGCGGTACGTCCCGTACGCGCTGCTCCGGCAGGTTCGGCCCGGTGGAGTCGTCGTGGCCCCGCTCGCCCGGGAGTTCTGGTCCGGCGCGCTGGTCCAGCTCCGTGTCCAGGGCGACGGTACGGCGGTGGGGCCGTTCTGCGGCGGGGCCACGTACATGCCGATGCGCGCCCATCGCGTCCCCGATCTCCACGAGGTGCGGGGCCAGGGAAGGCCCCGCGCCGCCGGCCTGGACCCCGCCCGCCTCCTCGATCTCGGGTTCGCCCTGTACGCGGGTGCCCGGCTTCCCGGCGTACGGCTCATCCACCGGAGCACTGCCGAGGGCGTTCAGGTGTGGGTGACCCGGGAGGACGGTGGTGCTGCCACGGCCGTCTCCGGGGAGGCGGTGTGGCAGTACGGGCCCGGGTTCCTGTGGGAGGAGATCGAGCAGGCCTGGTGGGAGTACGAAGCGGTGGGGCGACCCGACGCCGAGCAGTTCGGGCTGACCGTGACCGATCGAGGGCAGCAGGTATGGCTCCGGGACCCCGAGGAGGTCATCCGGTCCAGCCGGGTGTGA
- a CDS encoding MarR family transcriptional regulator, with amino-acid sequence MATQHPSSALHAPARSTAYPMAKPGYGKRSAPDQQARTRNDFALLPTRERYVAGFVDHLPEGAAMSVKTLAKQLPLYGQQAISTALNSLSVAGHLRRVRCPVVGAGDETRWVFRTFWSRTARDNEWWNAYLATEKAALVAAPAPEASAVEAAPPPPSAPAEEPPPPPASERPRTERAPEPTPVPHQRTPAQAPDADHVPAARDTVLATPRTSEAGPSPAYLALARLGRDDHRLTLSANDCATLEPQAAEWLARGVSVDYLTSALTAGLPAKVDSPVGLLRRRLNDKVPPRLPTAGNPSPGAPAPARRLLVECTDCGRPGPPQALPDGLCRPCREAHSGSVDGENSPHPAGIADVKARMSNLRDLLKPV; translated from the coding sequence TTGGCTACCCAGCACCCTAGCTCCGCCCTGCACGCCCCCGCACGCTCCACCGCGTACCCGATGGCCAAGCCCGGCTACGGCAAACGCTCGGCACCGGACCAACAGGCCCGTACACGGAACGACTTCGCCCTCTTACCGACCCGTGAGCGGTATGTCGCCGGGTTCGTCGACCACCTCCCCGAGGGCGCGGCGATGAGTGTCAAGACGCTGGCGAAGCAGCTCCCGCTCTACGGCCAGCAGGCCATCTCCACCGCGCTGAACTCCCTGTCGGTCGCCGGGCATCTGCGGCGCGTACGGTGCCCGGTCGTCGGCGCGGGCGACGAGACCCGCTGGGTCTTCCGCACCTTCTGGTCCCGCACGGCCCGCGACAACGAGTGGTGGAACGCTTACCTCGCCACCGAGAAGGCCGCCCTGGTCGCAGCCCCCGCGCCGGAGGCGTCCGCAGTCGAAGCGGCACCGCCGCCACCGTCGGCCCCGGCCGAGGAACCGCCACCGCCGCCCGCCTCGGAGCGCCCCCGTACGGAACGAGCCCCCGAGCCCACTCCCGTACCGCACCAGCGCACCCCGGCCCAGGCCCCGGACGCCGACCATGTGCCCGCCGCCAGGGACACGGTTCTCGCGACACCCCGCACTTCCGAGGCCGGCCCTTCCCCCGCCTACCTCGCCCTGGCCCGCCTCGGCCGCGACGACCACCGCCTCACCCTCTCCGCCAACGACTGCGCCACCCTGGAACCACAAGCAGCGGAGTGGCTCGCCAGGGGCGTGAGCGTCGACTACCTGACAAGTGCGCTGACGGCGGGACTCCCCGCCAAGGTCGACTCCCCCGTCGGCCTCCTCCGCCGCCGCCTCAACGACAAGGTGCCGCCCCGGCTGCCCACGGCCGGAAACCCCTCGCCCGGAGCCCCGGCCCCCGCCCGCCGCCTTCTTGTGGAATGCACGGACTGCGGCCGCCCCGGGCCCCCGCAGGCCCTCCCCGACGGCCTCTGCCGCCCCTGCCGCGAAGCCCACTCCGGCTCCGTGGACGGAGAGAACTCGCCCCACCCCGCCGGGATCGCCGACGTCAAGGCCCGCATGAGCAACCTCCGCGACCTGCTCAAACCCGTCTGA
- the tadA gene encoding tRNA adenosine(34) deaminase TadA, with translation MRRALAEAGRAASAGDVPVGAVVLGPDGAELAVGHNEREATGDPTAHAEILALRRAAEAHGEWRLTGCTLVVTLEPCTMCAGALVQSRVDRVVYGARDEKAGAAGSLWDVVRDRRLNHRPEVIGGVLEDECAEQLTAFFRTL, from the coding sequence ATGCGCCGCGCCCTGGCCGAGGCCGGACGGGCGGCGTCGGCCGGCGATGTGCCGGTCGGCGCCGTCGTCCTCGGCCCCGACGGCGCGGAGCTGGCCGTCGGCCACAACGAGCGCGAGGCCACCGGCGACCCGACCGCGCACGCCGAGATCCTGGCCCTGCGCCGGGCGGCCGAGGCCCACGGCGAGTGGCGCCTGACCGGCTGCACGCTGGTGGTCACCCTGGAGCCCTGCACGATGTGCGCGGGGGCCCTGGTGCAGTCCCGCGTCGACCGGGTCGTCTACGGAGCCCGCGACGAGAAGGCCGGCGCGGCCGGCTCCCTCTGGGACGTGGTCCGCGACCGCCGCCTGAACCACCGCCCGGAGGTGATCGGCGGCGTGCTGGAGGACGAGTGCGCCGAGCAGCTGACGGCCTTCTTCCGCACCCTCTGA
- the casA gene encoding type I-E CRISPR-associated protein Cse1/CasA, producing the protein MSRDHPESLSAYTRLSPASRTAWGKHDRLTEQWLPLWRHMADSAAVAGRLWDEWVPDNVKALVADAFPQGGRDARQVAVYLACVHDIGKATPAFACQVDGLADRMRAAGLSMPYQKQFGLDRRMAPHGLAGQLLLQEWLGERFGWSERVSGQFAVVAGGHHGTPPDHQQIHDLGLRPQLLRTGGESETVWQNVQYELMDACAVRAGVRGRFAEWRSVRLPQPVQVVLTAIVIVSDWIASSSELFPYDPASWSPVGQDGEGRRLAAAWAGLDLPGPWRAVQPTVSAAELFRERFDLPEGAEIRPVQEDAVRVARELPGPGLLIIEAPMGEGKTEAAFAAAEILASRSGAGGCLVALPTRATGDAMFPRLLRWLERLPADGPHSVVLAHAKAALNEVWAGMAKAGRRTIAAVDLDGPVADVSRAGGSRRVNPASLHAHQWLRGRKKALLSSFAVGTIDQVLFAGLKSRHLALRHLAVAGKVVIIDEVHAYDAYMNAYLDRVLEWLAAYRVPVVMLSATLPARRRRELAAAYAGEETPELADALDLPDDAYPLITAVAPGDITLTARPGPASGRRTEVALERLGDELPLLVQRLEAELRDGGCALVVRNTVDRVLEAAEYLRAHFGAEAVTVAHSRFIAADRARNDTDLRERFGPGGDRPAGPHIVVASQVVEQSLDIDFDLLVTDLAPVDLVLQRMGRLHRHPRTRPPRLARARCLLTGVEDWNADQPVPVRGSLAVYQGPHTLLRALAVLGPHLDGVPLVLPDHISPLVQAAYGERPVGPAHWAPALAEARRRYLTRLAEKRERADVFRLGPVRRAGRPLFGWLDGNAGDADDSRSGRAQVRDSEESLEVLVVQRRADGRLTTVSWLDDGRGGLDLPEHAPPPYRAAEIVAACALTLPRALTHPGVIDRTIAELERFVVPAWQVKECPWLAGELLLVLDENCQANLSGWDVHYSTGDGLRVGPVGALSANRAKGLEGVVSTVRSFDLISRPWLPVQYEDGSTGELSLHDVFARAGEVRRLVGDLPTQELALLRLLLAILYDAFDEADGRAGGAPAQLEHWVALRDADSFEAVAGYLDRYRDRFDLLHPERPFFQVAGLHTQKHEVASLNRIVADVPNGEAFFSMRRPGVDRLGLAEAARWLVHTHAYDSSGIKSGMEGDARVKGGKVYPQGVGWVGGLGGVFAEGVSLRETLLLNLIPTDEGILTSEPKADLPVWRRETPPGPGEVEGDPAVPRPAGPRDLYTWQSRRLLLHTEGPDVTGVVLGYGDPLAPANRQKAEPMTGWRRSPAQEKKLGRQLIYLPRQHDPSRAAWRGLASLLYAQQQDGDTTGRGTDRSRPAGVVRWLALLSTEGVLPKGSLIRTRLVGAVYGTQQSVVDEVVDDSIALPVVLLHQDRRLHGAVAVDAVADAERAVSALGHLAGNLARASGSEAGPATATARDQGFGALDGPYRRWLVDLEEDTDLERARAVWRATVRRIVLGIGRELLDSAGRGAAEGRVIELPGVGKRWVDSSRADLWFRTRINKVLPKPPPEMRVGADTGRADSAPPEETS; encoded by the coding sequence ATGAGCCGCGACCATCCGGAAAGCCTGTCGGCCTACACCCGCCTGTCCCCCGCCTCCCGCACCGCCTGGGGCAAGCACGACCGGCTGACCGAACAGTGGCTCCCCCTCTGGCGTCACATGGCGGACAGCGCCGCAGTAGCAGGCCGGCTCTGGGACGAGTGGGTGCCCGACAACGTCAAAGCGCTCGTCGCGGACGCGTTCCCCCAAGGCGGCCGGGACGCACGGCAAGTGGCCGTCTACCTCGCCTGCGTCCACGACATCGGCAAGGCCACCCCCGCCTTCGCCTGTCAGGTGGACGGGCTCGCCGACCGGATGCGGGCGGCCGGGCTCTCCATGCCGTATCAGAAGCAGTTCGGGCTGGACCGCAGGATGGCTCCGCACGGGCTGGCCGGGCAACTGCTCCTTCAGGAATGGCTGGGAGAGCGGTTCGGGTGGAGTGAGCGGGTCTCCGGGCAGTTCGCCGTCGTCGCGGGCGGGCATCACGGAACGCCGCCGGATCACCAGCAGATCCACGATCTCGGGCTTCGGCCCCAGCTGTTGCGTACGGGTGGGGAGAGCGAGACCGTCTGGCAGAACGTCCAGTACGAGTTGATGGACGCCTGCGCCGTGCGGGCCGGTGTGCGGGGGCGGTTCGCCGAGTGGCGGTCCGTCCGATTGCCGCAGCCCGTCCAGGTCGTGCTCACCGCGATCGTCATCGTCTCCGACTGGATCGCCAGCTCCTCCGAACTGTTTCCGTACGATCCCGCCTCCTGGTCGCCCGTGGGACAGGACGGGGAAGGCCGTCGCCTCGCGGCCGCCTGGGCCGGGCTCGATCTCCCGGGGCCATGGCGCGCCGTGCAACCGACCGTAAGCGCCGCCGAGTTGTTCCGGGAGCGGTTCGACCTTCCGGAAGGTGCCGAGATCAGGCCCGTCCAGGAAGACGCCGTCCGGGTCGCCCGCGAGCTCCCGGGGCCGGGACTCCTGATCATCGAGGCGCCCATGGGCGAGGGCAAGACCGAGGCCGCCTTCGCGGCGGCGGAGATCCTGGCTTCCCGGTCGGGTGCCGGAGGGTGTCTCGTGGCGCTGCCGACCCGTGCCACCGGGGACGCCATGTTTCCCCGACTGCTCCGCTGGCTGGAGCGGCTGCCTGCGGACGGGCCCCACTCCGTGGTCCTCGCCCATGCCAAGGCCGCCCTCAACGAGGTGTGGGCCGGGATGGCGAAGGCCGGTCGGCGGACGATCGCGGCCGTCGACCTCGACGGCCCGGTGGCGGACGTCTCCCGTGCGGGGGGCTCGCGCCGTGTCAATCCCGCTTCCCTCCACGCCCACCAGTGGCTCCGCGGCCGCAAGAAAGCGCTGCTCTCCTCCTTCGCCGTCGGCACCATCGACCAGGTGCTCTTCGCCGGGCTCAAGAGCCGGCACCTGGCCCTGCGGCATCTCGCCGTCGCGGGCAAAGTCGTCATCATCGACGAAGTTCACGCCTACGACGCGTACATGAACGCCTACCTCGACCGCGTGCTGGAATGGCTGGCCGCCTACCGGGTGCCCGTCGTCATGCTCTCCGCCACGCTGCCCGCGCGGCGCCGACGCGAGCTGGCCGCCGCGTATGCCGGGGAGGAGACTCCCGAACTCGCCGATGCCCTGGATCTGCCCGACGACGCCTACCCGTTGATCACCGCCGTCGCACCCGGAGACATCACCCTGACGGCCCGGCCCGGGCCTGCCTCCGGGCGGCGTACGGAAGTGGCGCTGGAGCGGCTGGGCGACGAATTGCCCCTGCTCGTCCAGCGACTGGAGGCAGAGCTCCGGGACGGCGGCTGCGCCCTCGTCGTACGCAACACCGTCGACCGGGTCCTGGAAGCCGCCGAGTACCTCCGCGCTCACTTCGGGGCGGAAGCGGTCACCGTGGCGCATTCCCGGTTCATCGCAGCCGACCGGGCACGCAACGACACCGACCTGCGCGAACGGTTCGGGCCGGGTGGCGACCGTCCCGCCGGACCCCACATCGTCGTGGCCAGCCAGGTCGTCGAACAGTCCCTGGACATCGACTTCGACCTGCTGGTCACCGATCTCGCCCCCGTCGACCTGGTGCTCCAGCGCATGGGACGGCTGCACCGTCATCCGCGGACCAGGCCGCCCCGCCTCGCGCGGGCCCGCTGCCTGCTTACCGGGGTGGAGGACTGGAACGCCGACCAGCCCGTGCCCGTACGCGGTTCGCTCGCCGTGTACCAGGGGCCTCACACTTTGCTGCGGGCGCTCGCCGTGCTGGGTCCGCATCTCGATGGCGTACCGCTGGTGCTGCCGGACCACATCAGTCCGTTGGTGCAGGCCGCTTATGGCGAACGGCCGGTCGGGCCCGCGCATTGGGCTCCCGCGCTGGCCGAAGCCCGGCGACGGTATCTGACCCGGCTGGCCGAGAAGCGGGAGCGCGCCGATGTGTTCCGGCTGGGGCCGGTACGGCGGGCGGGCCGGCCTCTGTTCGGCTGGCTCGACGGCAACGCCGGGGACGCGGACGACAGCCGCAGCGGGCGCGCGCAGGTGCGGGACAGTGAGGAGAGCCTTGAAGTACTGGTCGTCCAGCGCCGCGCGGACGGCCGGCTGACCACCGTGAGCTGGCTCGACGACGGCCGCGGCGGGCTGGATCTGCCGGAGCACGCGCCTCCGCCCTACCGGGCCGCCGAGATCGTCGCCGCGTGCGCGTTGACGCTGCCTCGGGCACTCACCCATCCGGGGGTGATCGACCGGACCATCGCTGAGCTGGAGCGCTTCGTCGTACCGGCCTGGCAGGTGAAGGAGTGCCCCTGGCTGGCGGGAGAGTTGCTACTCGTTCTGGACGAGAACTGTCAGGCCAACCTTTCAGGGTGGGACGTCCACTACAGCACCGGTGACGGGCTCCGAGTGGGTCCTGTCGGCGCGCTCAGCGCAAACAGAGCAAAAGGGCTCGAAGGGGTGGTGTCCACCGTGCGTTCCTTTGACCTGATCTCCCGGCCGTGGCTGCCCGTCCAGTACGAGGACGGCTCCACCGGCGAGCTATCGCTGCACGACGTCTTCGCGCGGGCGGGCGAGGTGCGTCGGCTGGTGGGCGATCTCCCGACGCAGGAACTGGCCCTGCTGCGGCTGTTGCTGGCGATCCTGTACGACGCGTTCGACGAGGCCGACGGCCGAGCTGGCGGCGCACCGGCGCAGTTGGAGCACTGGGTGGCGCTGCGGGACGCGGACTCCTTCGAGGCCGTCGCCGGCTATCTCGACCGGTACCGGGACCGTTTCGACCTTCTCCACCCGGAGCGTCCGTTCTTCCAGGTGGCGGGCTTGCACACGCAGAAGCACGAAGTCGCCTCGCTGAACCGCATCGTGGCCGACGTACCGAACGGCGAGGCGTTCTTCTCCATGCGCCGGCCCGGTGTCGATCGACTCGGTCTCGCCGAGGCCGCCCGCTGGCTCGTCCACACCCATGCGTACGACTCGTCCGGGATCAAGTCCGGTATGGAGGGCGACGCACGGGTCAAGGGCGGAAAGGTCTACCCGCAGGGTGTCGGCTGGGTCGGTGGCCTCGGCGGTGTCTTCGCGGAGGGCGTGTCCCTGCGCGAGACCCTTCTGCTGAATCTGATTCCGACCGATGAGGGCATCCTGACGTCGGAGCCGAAAGCCGATCTCCCCGTATGGCGCCGCGAGACACCCCCAGGGCCCGGTGAGGTGGAAGGCGACCCTGCCGTACCTCGCCCGGCGGGGCCCCGGGATCTCTACACCTGGCAGTCCCGGCGGCTTCTCCTCCACACGGAGGGCCCCGACGTCACCGGCGTCGTCCTCGGTTACGGAGACCCGCTCGCCCCCGCCAACCGGCAGAAGGCGGAGCCGATGACGGGCTGGCGCCGCAGCCCCGCGCAGGAGAAGAAGCTCGGCCGTCAGCTGATCTACCTGCCGCGTCAGCATGACCCTTCCCGGGCGGCGTGGCGTGGTCTGGCGAGCCTGCTGTACGCCCAGCAACAGGACGGCGACACGACCGGGAGGGGCACGGACCGGAGTCGGCCGGCCGGGGTCGTGAGATGGCTGGCCCTGCTCAGTACCGAAGGCGTGCTGCCGAAGGGGTCACTGATCCGTACGCGGTTGGTCGGCGCGGTCTACGGAACGCAGCAGTCCGTGGTGGACGAAGTCGTGGACGACTCCATCGCGCTGCCGGTCGTGCTGCTCCACCAGGACCGTCGCCTGCACGGGGCGGTCGCGGTCGACGCGGTCGCCGACGCCGAGCGGGCCGTGTCCGCGCTGGGGCACCTGGCCGGGAATCTGGCGCGTGCGTCCGGTTCGGAGGCCGGGCCGGCCACAGCCACCGCCCGGGACCAGGGCTTCGGCGCGTTGGACGGACCGTACCGGCGCTGGCTGGTGGACCTCGAAGAGGACACGGACCTGGAGCGGGCACGTGCCGTGTGGCGGGCCACCGTCCGGCGCATCGTGCTCGGCATCGGCCGTGAGCTCCTCGACTCGGCCGGCCGGGGGGCGGCCGAGGGGCGGGTGATCGAGTTGCCGGGCGTGGGCAAGCGCTGGGTCGACAGTTCTCGGGCGGACCTGTGGTTCCGGACCCGGATCAACAAGGTGCTGCCCAAGCCGCCGCCCGAAATGCGCGTCGGGGCCGATACCGGCCGCGCCGACTCGGCTCCCCCGGAGGAAACCTCATGA
- a CDS encoding helix-turn-helix transcriptional regulator yields the protein MPQPRINTRLRSARVAAGYHSQQALAEALGVGVRQVRRWESSAPPWPHPDLQSALVHLLGQSMEELGFTTPPGRESDGQRPHSALNAAGRGLAAVPIQSTATIQPASVGGDFAAVTRAHRNLYWSVAPTALYPTVIGHAELGCVLLTETVGRTRQSVASSLSETWLLAGRIQFFDLRESAEADETWLRGLQAAREAEDHLLGAATLAHMAFVPGWEGHRDEAARRIVAARTYARRGDPPALLLAWLDAVEAECETRASNTRTALHLISHGEDVLAADTEHPVPEWFDWFSAPRLAAFKGNTQLRAGHLPQARATLSAALDQLPEAEEKQRSVVLGDLAAVEAAAGDVDAACQYAVRALDQLKRTWYATGMDRVRDVRQALVAHQHEQCVRDLDERLYDWSTTVSALAR from the coding sequence GTGCCCCAACCACGAATCAACACCCGTCTACGGTCGGCGCGCGTAGCCGCCGGATATCACTCACAACAGGCGCTCGCAGAAGCCCTCGGCGTAGGAGTACGGCAGGTGAGGCGCTGGGAGTCTTCGGCACCGCCGTGGCCCCACCCGGATCTGCAGTCGGCGCTCGTCCACTTGTTGGGCCAGAGCATGGAGGAGCTTGGGTTCACCACTCCGCCGGGAAGGGAGAGTGACGGGCAGCGACCGCACTCCGCATTGAACGCCGCCGGGAGGGGCCTGGCTGCTGTACCCATCCAGTCGACAGCGACAATCCAACCGGCCTCGGTCGGCGGTGACTTCGCCGCTGTTACCCGCGCCCATCGGAACCTCTACTGGTCCGTCGCGCCGACAGCCCTCTACCCGACTGTGATCGGGCACGCAGAACTCGGGTGTGTCCTGCTCACGGAAACGGTCGGCCGTACCCGCCAGTCAGTGGCTTCCTCCTTGTCGGAAACGTGGCTGCTGGCGGGGCGCATTCAGTTCTTCGACCTCAGGGAGTCCGCCGAAGCGGATGAGACATGGCTGCGCGGCCTGCAGGCTGCCCGGGAGGCCGAGGATCATCTTCTTGGAGCGGCGACACTTGCGCACATGGCCTTCGTACCGGGATGGGAAGGGCACCGGGATGAGGCCGCACGGCGGATTGTCGCGGCGCGAACCTATGCTCGTCGCGGTGACCCCCCGGCGCTGCTCCTCGCATGGCTCGATGCCGTCGAAGCCGAATGCGAGACCCGGGCGAGTAACACCCGCACCGCTCTTCACCTCATCAGCCACGGGGAAGACGTGCTCGCAGCGGACACCGAACACCCCGTGCCCGAATGGTTCGACTGGTTCAGCGCTCCGCGTCTGGCCGCGTTCAAAGGCAACACGCAGCTACGGGCGGGGCACCTGCCGCAGGCCAGGGCCACCTTGTCCGCTGCCCTCGACCAACTACCCGAGGCGGAGGAGAAGCAGCGGTCCGTCGTACTGGGTGATCTCGCCGCCGTCGAGGCCGCAGCGGGCGACGTCGATGCGGCGTGCCAGTACGCAGTCCGCGCACTCGATCAGTTGAAGCGCACCTGGTACGCGACCGGCATGGACCGGGTACGCGATGTTCGCCAAGCCCTGGTCGCCCACCAACACGAACAGTGCGTGCGGGATCTGGACGAGCGGCTCTACGACTGGTCGACGACCGTCAGTGCTCTCGCGCGTTGA
- a CDS encoding HAD family hydrolase, producing the protein MIRAVVFDVGECLVDETREYGTWADWLGVPRHTFAAQFGAVIAQGRDYRETFQVFRPGFDLYAEREARAAAGQPEHFDESDLYPDVRGSLAALRADGLWLGIAGNQTVRAGGILRGLFAQDVDLVGTSDDWGASKPDPEFFVRVAEVVPAEPDEILYVGDRVDNDLRPAITAGMRTALVHRGPWGTIQWETEEARRLPTFRVESLAELSPLIKQLNAREH; encoded by the coding sequence ATGATTCGTGCAGTCGTGTTCGATGTCGGTGAGTGCCTGGTCGACGAGACCCGTGAGTACGGCACTTGGGCTGACTGGCTCGGGGTTCCTCGCCATACCTTTGCCGCGCAGTTCGGAGCTGTGATTGCTCAGGGCAGGGATTACCGCGAGACGTTTCAGGTCTTCCGTCCCGGGTTCGATCTCTACGCCGAGCGGGAGGCCCGGGCAGCAGCCGGGCAGCCTGAGCACTTCGACGAGTCGGATCTGTACCCCGATGTTCGCGGCTCCCTGGCGGCCTTGCGTGCGGACGGCCTGTGGCTCGGTATCGCCGGCAATCAGACGGTCCGGGCGGGCGGCATCCTGCGCGGTCTGTTCGCTCAGGACGTCGACCTGGTCGGTACGTCTGACGACTGGGGTGCGTCGAAGCCTGACCCCGAGTTCTTCGTTCGCGTCGCCGAAGTCGTCCCCGCCGAGCCCGACGAGATCCTCTACGTCGGTGACCGCGTCGACAACGACCTGCGGCCGGCCATTACGGCGGGCATGCGTACCGCGCTGGTGCACCGCGGGCCGTGGGGGACGATCCAGTGGGAGACGGAAGAAGCGAGGAGGCTCCCCACCTTCCGAGTGGAGAGCCTCGCCGAACTGTCGCCGCTGATCAAACAGCTCAACGCGCGAGAGCACTGA
- the casB gene encoding type I-E CRISPR-associated protein Cse2/CasB has product MTTTPTATGADTSPPPRDSAPAAERLPGHRLVARATGTYIARIQPQYLSDTSSAVAELARLRRGAGKRVHQVQNLWGIGGTEELARQLDGRNDFIRLEHAEEAVFLASTMWALHQQSGRDKGMHDRRQNLGGAVRTLIRLKGTSSEDEEDSPLRKRLVRVGTAESLDSVAVRLREIVLLLRGAREPLDYARLAGQLYRWQHRPDRAGVQREWGREFHLAAASATRKGKSTSDSETGDAIDRTLAPDEEYGGYAAGE; this is encoded by the coding sequence ATGACCACCACCCCCACAGCGACCGGGGCGGACACTTCACCGCCTCCCCGGGACAGCGCACCGGCGGCCGAGCGGCTGCCCGGCCATCGGCTGGTCGCCCGCGCGACGGGCACGTACATCGCACGGATTCAGCCTCAGTATCTGTCCGACACCTCGTCCGCCGTGGCTGAGCTCGCCCGGCTGCGGCGCGGCGCGGGAAAGCGGGTTCACCAGGTCCAGAACCTGTGGGGCATCGGAGGGACGGAGGAACTGGCACGGCAGCTCGATGGCCGTAACGACTTCATCCGCCTCGAACACGCCGAGGAAGCCGTCTTCCTCGCCTCCACCATGTGGGCCCTGCACCAGCAGTCCGGCCGCGACAAAGGCATGCACGACCGGAGGCAGAACCTCGGCGGAGCTGTCCGCACGCTGATCCGGCTGAAGGGGACCTCGAGCGAGGACGAGGAGGACTCCCCGCTGCGCAAGCGCCTTGTGCGGGTCGGAACGGCCGAATCCCTCGACTCTGTCGCCGTACGGCTGAGAGAGATCGTTCTGCTCCTGCGCGGCGCGCGGGAGCCTCTCGACTACGCGCGCCTGGCCGGGCAGCTCTACCGCTGGCAGCACCGGCCCGACCGGGCCGGGGTTCAGCGGGAATGGGGGCGAGAGTTCCACCTGGCCGCCGCCTCGGCCACGAGGAAAGGGAAGTCGACCTCCGACAGCGAGACCGGCGACGCGATCGACCGCACATTGGCCCCGGACGAGGAATACGGCGGTTACGCGGCAGGGGAATGA
- a CDS encoding tRNA adenosine deaminase-associated protein, with amino-acid sequence MYFAALLARTEDGWEASDTELDDVETLSDLTDLAREASVDEDTVLVYIEQEDAWFGVVRVDGEEDPRIYVSDASAAARSSYGEILLTDEMLGREPGAEDEIAALEELVDLDGTEDGEPERSAPATADPDEDDTNPDAVPAGPIGELGVLADLGMSEKELLTLQTDALSEIAEAVGAAEVLESVR; translated from the coding sequence GTGTACTTCGCCGCACTGCTCGCGCGCACCGAAGACGGGTGGGAAGCGAGCGATACAGAGCTCGACGATGTGGAGACCCTGTCCGATCTGACGGATCTGGCCCGGGAGGCCTCGGTGGACGAGGACACGGTCCTGGTCTACATCGAGCAGGAGGACGCCTGGTTCGGCGTCGTCCGGGTGGACGGTGAGGAGGACCCCCGAATCTACGTCTCGGACGCGTCCGCCGCCGCCCGCTCCTCGTACGGGGAGATCCTGCTCACCGACGAAATGCTCGGCCGCGAACCAGGGGCCGAGGACGAGATCGCCGCCCTGGAGGAGCTCGTCGACCTCGACGGCACCGAGGACGGCGAGCCCGAACGGTCCGCCCCGGCGACCGCCGACCCGGACGAGGACGACACCAACCCGGACGCCGTGCCGGCGGGCCCGATCGGCGAACTCGGGGTCCTCGCCGACCTCGGGATGTCCGAGAAGGAGCTGCTCACCCTGCAGACCGACGCACTCTCCGAGATCGCGGAGGCCGTGGGAGCGGCGGAGGTCCTGGAGTCGGTCCGCTGA